The following nucleotide sequence is from Corticium candelabrum chromosome 19, ooCorCand1.1, whole genome shotgun sequence.
TAGTGATTACTTGGCACATCGGATATGTAGAGAACTCATAGCCAATTGATCGACCTTTGGATAATGCCCATGAGCATGGCCTCCCTTCCGTAACAGCAAGATAAAGAATGGCGAAGTATGCTGAACGGGTACTGTCACAATGTTAAGATAACCTCTTGACAAATTTCCATCGTAAACACTAAATTAATTTTACTAATACTAATAATCCAAACAATTATTATATCAAATATCACAATTATATTTATAATGTATTATTTCAATAGTAAAAGACCTGATCTgttgaaacacacacacacacacacacacacacacacacacacacacacacacacacacacacacacacacacacacacacacacacacacacacacacgcacacacacacacacacacacacacacacacacacacacactaaatgacACAATGACACTTCAGACTTTGCAAACCTACTATAACTGCCTGATATATACTACCAGTTGCCTTACCCTGTGCGACAATGAAATAACACGGGACAGTAGTCTTCAAACAGCTCCTTTAGAACACAGTAGTGACCCATCAAAGCATCTTCGTCATACTTGAAATATCCCCCCACTTCACAAAAGACATATCAAGTCAATGTCAAACACATGCATCGACGACGAGGATCTACACACCCGGAACATGGTAGTACGGAATTTTCTTATCAGCAAGATACAAACGTTCCAGAGTTTCATTGTATCCAATGTTGTCACCAAACTCACACTCATTCATTGACTCGAAATTGTCTGTAGAATTTGAAGAAATATATGagtttggtttgtttgtatcGAGCCTGGCCTGCAGCAAATTTGCACGTAGTTGCCGTCCACCGTTTTGATAGGTGCCTGGAACATACGAATGAATGTTGAGTAAAGTTACTTCTTCTTGAGAAGGTTGATGTGCCACTAAAGTTTTGGGACCCTTCCTCATATTGGCTACAGCCTTGAAACCTGCCTGCTTCATGTCACAGATGTGATTGCGTTGAATCTGTCCAGCAGTGTAGACACACTCGGTCAGTTTCTTAGCTTGCCAATAGCTTGTCCAAGAGCTTGATAGCTCATTTCTGCTCAATGAGTCCGCAGCTTTTCTACACGTTGTTGGTGATGTGGACAGTTGACTAGCAAGTTTAACATACGATGAGCTGGTCCAGTATTCATATCCAATAGCGGCTGcttgtctaaagacttcttcacatgtaaacactccaGTTTTCAAAAGATAAAGCAAAGTCAGCCCTGTTGCTGAGTATCCAGCAAAGCAGTGGACGAGAACAGGCTTGGACATTGTTTCAACAACCGCCTGAAATGCATCCACTCCCTGTGCACTAAGCCAGTAAACTTTCCTAGGAAGGTGCTTGTAAGGAATGCCTGCAGTCTTAGCTACACTTTTGTACTGCGGAGTGCTAAGATAGGAGTCTTCACAGCTTCCATCACAAACACTGCCTGGGCTCGCGTCACGAAAATAGAAGACCGACAATACAGACTTGTAAGTCTGACTCTCAGCAGCATACTTCAACTGACGAGCGGTAAGACGACCTGCAAATACAACCTATTCTTTAGAACAAATCACAACTGCACTCATCGTCGATGAAGACACTTAATTCTGTGATCTCCACCTGCTGTGTAGAAATCGTTCGTTAATTTTTTCGTCCACCAGTCTTTCCTACCACATTCAGACAAGTGGAGATTGCATGTGACTAGcagcagaagaagaagtgTTGGAACTTCCATTGtcgtcacgtgataccaaTACTTCCCAAGAAGCACACTTGGTGAAGTGTCAATACATACTTCGCAGTACATTAATTGACAGCTTGCCAGATGGTCTTACATCAAGACCATATTGTtgatacaacaacaaagctGCAAGAAACGCCAAAGTTCGATGCTACTATATACTACTATATACTACTATGTACTACTATTTAAACATTTATTACTATCGGAAAACAATCAGctgtttataattaataacttATGTATGCATTTAGTCTATTTTCaatagcttaattaaaataaatttcagTTCAAGATTTTCTTCAAAACTAGAAGCAGAATATAAATATCCAAACAGTTAACTACAATATGCGTTTCACTGATTAAATTGTCTAGCTCGCGGTAAAATACTAACCTCAACGTGGTATCATTTCCGGATCCGGTCAGACCTTCTCGCATTGTAAGCTACTGTATAGTAGTGACCGAAGAGTTTTTGTAAACCATAACCAAGACCTGAATATCTCAATCAGACCAATGACTCTAAGTCTTCAACATTCAAAACCCGCGgaaatgttaactaattaacgcTAGAGTTTATATACACAAAACATCAAGTGCATGACCCAGACACTCCGCCATGGTGTCTGGCAACTGTCCCTAGGGAATGCCACTGCCAAAGATACAAGTTGCGGTACTAGACAATCCCACCGACATAGagaaatacattaattaattgcctaattaattaatactccGAAAACAGTTGCAAGACGCTCCAAGCGTATACACAAGTTGCGGTACTAGACAATATCCCATGCCTATAGAAGTACTAACAATCAGAAAACAGCTAGTTGCGTGTGTGAACGCACTACCCGCTTCTATGTTGAAGTAATTGCAATTAGGTTAGGAAGGTACCGGCCCGGAAGAGAATTACCGGTACAGCGGGCGTATACTCGCGCAACCACTGCAGGGCGTGCACAGCCAGAGTGTGCAGGAATATCCACCTAGATAGCAACAAGTAATCGTCGCATTGAGAAATCTCCTCTCGGAATAGTCACCGCCCGAGACGTCTTCCGTTCCAACAGGACACGTACAGCGGTATTCATCCGGTAGCAGCACATCCAAGAAAAGCCATTCAGCAAGTTGACTTGATGAGCATGAGTACGACATCGCAGCCAGTCAACCGCCAGATTcattacttatttatactcACGCTAACGCGTTCAACATATCCGTTGCAGTCACTGGGTCGCTCCATCTGGGCGAGCAGTTCCAGTTGGAGCATCTAAAAATACAAGACGTTTAACGCCAAGAGACCATTCGCATTCCGTTCGTCTCGAAGGCAAGCCGTCCAGACTGCTGATCGAGAAAGGAACTAGAATGGAAGACGTCGAGTACGCTGCCGTGCGGAACGAGACGCTTGAGAACGGGTCCACGTGTGACGACACGCCGTACTTCGGTGCCACATATATAGGGATCATGACCAGTGTGCTGATAATCTTGTGGACGGTCGGAGTGACGGTCAACTGTACCGTCTTGCTTTCCATTGTCTGCATCCGCCGCCTCCGAACTACAACCAATTTTCTAGTGGCCAACTTGGCGGTTATCGGTTTTCTCTACTACGTGAGCATCGTTTCTCTTGCTGTGTGGATTGTCATACAGGCTGGCGTGTGGCCTGACTCGATTCCGTGTTATTTGAACggatttcttcttgttgttctgaCGTCAGTCGCTTGGATGAGCCACGCGGCCGTCAGCGTCGAGAGATATGTGAAAATTAAGTATCCACTGCAAAGAATCTTCTC
It contains:
- the LOC134194611 gene encoding uncharacterized protein LOC134194611 — translated: MYCEVCIDTSPSVLLGKYWYHVTTMEVPTLLLLLLVTCNLHLSECGRKDWWTKKLTNDFYTAGRLTARQLKYAAESQTYKSVLSVFYFRDASPGSVCDGSCEDSYLSTPQYKSVAKTAGIPYKHLPRKVYWLSAQGVDAFQAVVETMSKPVLVHCFAGYSATGLTLLYLLKTGVFTCEEVFRQAAAIGYEYWTSSSYVKLASQLSTSPTTCRKAADSLSRNELSSSWTSYWQAKKLTECVYTAGQIQRNHICDMKQAGFKAVANMRKGPKTLVAHQPSQEEVTLLNIHSYVPGTYQNGGRQLRANLLQARLDTNKPNSYISSNSTDNFESMNECEFGDNIGYNETLERLYLADKKIPYYHVPVGGYFKYDEDALMGHYCVLKELFEDYCPVLFHCRTGTRSAYFAILYLAVTEGRPCSWALSKGRSIGYEFSTYPMCQVITSFKEGRYRLPVCGTPTPAIEPVPTESRLQLITTSQQPNCTAFGSWTSWTPCSRTCDPGIQTRTRTKIAPNCPTGASKQMDQSRVCQSRPCVIDITDIRLGRRLKKPCKAVSLRNVSQIVPHCTDSDGLDMSVVLAKQSWCLGTTSSVLSLCSPVKTRTKSVRSRCGRGRVLIAVNRSCGEVRVG